cctgaAGCGCACTGAAAagtgatgttgttttgttcatgtgatgCAGGAGTGAGAAAGACTGTTTACCGAGAACCACAGGTTGAGGAAGTATTGTTAGCGCCTgcgttaataaaaacaaacgttgtcagcacgtcttgtgtttgatatacagtaattgccagaaaaacacacttaataggacaccttgcagcttcctttttaatgttgtccttataataatgatctgctgcatcataaatcactttgtgactttccacctccatgatgaaacggtcttcgtccatgttcgctggtgtttaaaccgttaaacactgggctgttgactccaggcctggatccgcccattttgacggatgcgtctctcgcaaaaatagaaaatagcctaaaccATTCGGCGGGCTCCGGTACGccagagatggtccgcagtcaatccagaGCACTgaagcggccggtatacgttgaacaataggatataatgggaacggattggccctggtactattttttgccggacctggaacgaagatgcatttcgcgtagttggtaacaaagaatccgaacttttaacagcacatctgccgcacgcgaggcgataaatcgtagAGGAATAATtactgccttcatttttatttatcgtgcgataaatggaattattgcatattgcgacaggcttcgtGTCACGTATTCACGCAATATTGGAAAAATAGGGGCATGATaactggtgttatacttatatagcgctttttccacctttcaaggcgctcaaagctctttacactatctcgccatccacctactggtgacgcagcaccaggagcaacgtggggttcagtatcttgctcaaggacacttaggtgagttcatcagggcggagaattgaacccacaacctctgggttgggggacaactactctaccactgagccacaccaccccATAACTGCTACCGGCAAGCCTTTCACACATGCGAAACTATTGATTAATCTGTTGAAAGCAGTTCAGCTGCCATCCCAGATCGCGATCTGTGTGTGCATGGCCCACACCACAAGCACGGATTTCGTCACTTTAGGCAACGCTTATGCTGACAAAATGGCTAAGGAGGCAGCGGCTCAACCGTTGTTGGGTGTTGCCGATTGCGTGCATGACGGGTTGCCTCATGACAAATtgcaacattcattcattcattctccacgccgcttttcctcacgaaggtcgcggaggtgctggagcctatcccagctaactatgggcagtaggcaggggacaccctgaactggttaccagccaatcgcagggcacaaggagacatacacgccattcacgcacacactcatacctatggacaatttagagtgttcaatcagcctaccatgcatgtttttgggatgtgggaggaaaccggagttcccggaggaaacccacgcaggcacggggagaacatgcaaactccaatgcacattgactaacagccaATCAGTGCATAGTTGTCATGGGAATGACAGCCCAGAATGCATCTTGTACAGAATGCGCACGTACATAAACTCTGGCTCTCTAGGCGAGTCTAACCTCATGGCCTAGTAGCTGGATAGACGGtccataaaatatataatttgtgttcttgTGTCTAGCAGGTTTCAGCAAATATCTTGGTCCCGACGCTCAACAGCTAAAGAGAGAAGTacaacttccaatcaaaaaggaggaagGAGAGCTGACATACATTAAAGAGGAGGACGATATCACCATGTCGACTGGTGAGCGCTTGAATCGCGAGCATGGATCGAGTGAGGCCAGCAGAGCAACAGAGCCTCCAAGCAGCAGCTCAACGGAAGGATCGCAAGCACAAATTTTCATCGCATCATCAGATAGAAATGGCGCCACGTCACACTCACCTTACAAAGATGATGGTCAGAAGAAATCTCACCATGGGAAAACCTTTGCAAATAACTATACTTGTCGCATGCATATGAGGAGCCACATTGGTGAAAAacccttttcctgctcagtttgtggaaaaagatTCGCTCAAAAGAGCgacttaaacacacacacaagaatccacactggtgaaaaacctttttcctgctcagtgtgtggtcaaggattcactcaaattcacctcttaaaagtacacacaagaacccacactggtgaaaaacccttttcctgctcagtttgtggaaaaagatTCGCTCAAAAGAGCaacttaaacacacacacaagaacccacactggcgaaaaacccttttcatgctcagtttgtggaaaaagatTCGCTCAAAAGAGCAACTTAAACGcacacacaagaatccacactggtcaaaaacctttttcctgctcagtttgtggtcaagaatTCCGTGATCAGAGTGccttaaaagtacacacaagaacccacactggcgaaaaacctttttcctgctcagtttgtggtcaaggattcactgTAATTCACCACTTGAAAGTACACACAagtacccacactggtgaaaaacccttttcctgctcagtttgtggtcacagTTTCACTGACAAGACAAACTTACAAAGACacgcaagaacccacactggtgaaaaaccgttttcctgctcagtttgtggtcacagTTTCACTGAAAAGACAAACTTAcaaagacacacaagaacccacacgggtgaaaaacctttttcctgctcagtttgtgggaaAGGATTCACCCAGAAGAGCaccttaaacacacacacaagaacccacactggtgaaaagcccttttcctgctcagtttgtggtcacagTTTCACTGAAAAGACAAACTTACAAAGACACACAAGAactcacactggtgaaaaacccttttcctgctcagtttgtggaaaaagatTCACTTATAAGAGCatcttaaacacacacacaagaacccacactggtgaaaaccccttttgctgctcagtttgtggtcacagTTTCACTGAAAAGACAACCttacaaaaacacaaaagaacccACACAGgtcaaaaacctttttcctgctctgtTTGTGGTCAAAATTTTGCTCTCAAGGATCGGATTAAGAGACACGTGTGTAGTGGCCAATGACTGTTTTGCCTGTCATCCATGCTGCTTTCATCAGATTGTGCACACAGGTCAATTGCAGTCTAGAGTTTCCTCAAATCCTGTGGAGGATTGGCTGTATTTGTGCCTTACTTGTGCTTTGTCCAATCCTTGAATGATGTGGATCCACAAtattgccaaaagtattggctgaCCGGATTTAACTCTCAAGTTGAGTGGCATTATTTATACAATACTCTCCCTCTTTCAAAGTACACTTTCCACAGCTAATATTTGAAACAGTAGACCCCAAATTACAAAAATTCTAAATCATTCATCGATAATATAATTACATAAATATGGAAAATTATGATTGGCTCAcagatattagttttttttgggtggggtgattatatataatttaaaaagttacTATTACTACTCTTGATTGACAACGACATATTACGACAGAGTATTGGGCCCAAAtaaagggagggaaaaaaatgactacGAGATTTAAGTTGTACCTTTTCTACAAGAAAAAAGTTGTATTATTATGTAGGgataatgtagctgaataagggGCTACGCACTTTATGTACACGTAACTTAGTTGGGAGCTCCGACAAAGCATCAGTAAAATCCTTCCATTGATAATTATTTTATGTAGATAAGCTAAAAGATAACGGATTTCCTTATTTTGGAAACTGATTCTAAAACACAGCCTCACGAGATGCTTTCATTATTGTTGACTTTAGTGGAGGCGGCAAAGCGCTACAGAAAGTATGtggctgcttattcagctacatttcCCCTACATAACaggattacttttttttctcgtagtaaCAGTACGACTATAATCTCGTATTCCTCTTTTCTTTATTTTGGCCTAATACTTTATGGTACAAATCAGACAATTATAATTAAAATTGTTTAAGCTTTTGATCGTTCAGACCCCCGTCGATGACAATCTCTCGACTCTGCCTCGAATTTTAAAGTGCTTGTACTTCACGGTGCttgataattttattcattataaACAACTTCTTTTCCATTCAGTCCTAGCCTCCTCTTCCCTTTGTTCAGAACAAGCCTATTTATAATATTACAACTCAAAACTATGGTTGTAACTAAAACCGATACTTCGTTACCAAGTTGATTCTAAGATTCAGAAAATGTGACGGGACTGCCTTTTCTGCAATACCCGAAGTATCACCGGTACCAACGCGACAGATCTGGCcgctttttttgtgtggcatacGAGGCTGCAGAAGTTGCCCGACAAGCGGTCAATTACACCGCTAAAATCGGGGTTataaatgatttgcaaaaataaaagataACAGAACAagcagtaaccccaacctccatctccaattttttccccacacattTTCTAAATgcaaaatctaaattttaactTGTTAGAACATtggatagccacgtttacatgctgactttttttcataccgattcaaatcattccgaatggaaatttcacatcagctgtttacatgtcacttcatctattccgatccagcgtttacatgtgtctgcctttattccgaaaggacgtttgacaactgctgtctgacatgcgcagattaatcaaaacaaagcgtcacgttgcaaaacatggagatcgatcgtcagatcagctgctgttctaacttttcgagtgaaaacaaaacttcagaatgacacgccgttcatttaaaaagttgtgtgggtgcactgtgcgtgtgcttggaagccatgttgcatgtgacgttacttacgtcaccaagtgacgtcaccatgtcagtacggagcatgtgcagaaagaacgcagccagacaccattccgcttccctgtttacatgatataattttacttctaatcggtttgggaaaaggaatattccacccctgtgaatcggaatgaaattccattcggtttgggcctgttcattccgaatgaggtgtttatatggaacacatttattcggtttgaaaaaaaaattccgattgaaattggaatatttggctccatgttaaCGTGGCAGATGTTCATTAAAATAGCGTACCGTACGTAAcgcgtcacctttgctcattaatatactAATTATTAATAATGCATAATGCTGTTTCtgtctgtgtatcatattgcctctgcaaagccctttgagacaacctttttgtgatttagggctatacaaataaaattgaattgaattgaattgatattcatgatgttagcaactgttgcaggGAGGGGGTCAAACATGCATTTGCCCCTCAAGCTAAatgttgcattttgtttttgttgttatacAATATGTTACGATGGTATTGTTTCCTACATACCCATATGATATTggtcagtttattttttttttctgcctcagTAGTTTTGTTTTATGAGTTTTTTTGGACAGTTTTTATCATATAATGGTgtgaatatatttaaaaaatgtttcatataCACAGTTGATGTCAATTCCATTACATACATTTTCCCAATGTTGTGCCTTTTTAACTGAATTCCTCACTCGCCTGCACTTGTCATTCTGATCCGGCAAATTTCCTAGGTGGGTGCTGTTGTAAACTGTAAAAACTGGTAGATGATCACTAATACTGTTAATTTCTGTCCGCTTACTGTATTACTTCCAATGTCATTGGTGAATATATTATCTATTAAAGTAGCACTGTGGGTTGTGATTCGACTCGGTCTGGTGATTTTTTGATACAAACTCACACTGTACATGGTATTAGTAAATTCATCAACCGAATGGTGCTTGTTCGGATTGAGCAAATCTATATTGAAATTCCCACAAAATGCGCCCTCgctttgtccaatgcagattcttgacactACTCTTGACTACTTACAGTAGTGGTGTCATTTCACCCACGTCTTTGCGCCTGCTTTATTTGCTGACACGTGCACTCAAACTGGGTGTTGCTGATTAACTCTGCTCGTATATTTAACTCTGACAAGGGTGTCTGTGTTCAACTCACTTTATTGGAACAGCATCAAAAGCGATCTTAAGACTGCTAGTGTTGAAACAACACCCATATCAactcaaaaataattttcaccaaaaaatcaactccacagatTTTACTGTGTACGGCAACCTCAGAGGGACATAGTAAGTCATAAATTTGTGCAATCACTTTACATATATATtaagcaatctttttcataagtgttttaattgactctTACATAACTAATACAACAATAGATTCAgaaatgtgtaaaaacacaaagctaatgtgtatatggtgttatacttgtgtaGCACTTTTCCACAtttcaaggccctcaaagcgttttaaactacattgccatccacctactagtgacgcagcaccagaagcaaagtggggttcagtatcttgctcaaggatacttaggcgagttcttcagggcagagaatcgaacccacaacctctgggttgggggacaactacaactgagccacgccaccccatatATACAAAGAAAAACACCAATTTAAGTTATAATCACGTTACgtatatattaagcaatgcttattaataagtgttttaattgactctCTTACATGATAAATATCACAGTGGATTCCGTAatgtataaaaacacaaaactaatgtgtactgtatatccaatgaaaaacacctatttaaaagttGAAATAGTGCATGTGCATTTTTTGAGGGTAGTCAAatcacatgccaaaatctaaagcagacatgtccaaagtccggcccgggggccaaatgcggcccgtggtcaaatttcatccggcccccagcctctgtcataaaatcaataacatctggcccgcacacagactttatAAATTGGTCagtagtactgcaaccagcatatgaagtagcttacacacgaaatgctgctcctcatttacccactaaaaggcagcagcattttaaccctttattgccaaatgtatcgcatttgatacacctaaaatttcatgattttcagactaatttataattttgacatttctttttgaaaaaaaaaaaagatggatgcaagtccaCACATGCAtcggcaggttccatgagaaaaaaacatgatttagcatgggttatagatattagagcgcttattacacatattcattttgacttttcttttcacaaatttgaaaaaaaggtttcattaggaccttaattttcaaattttgggattctctgataattgcttcatgttgcaggtatttaagggctaagcaacattactccgtgtgaccctctacttccaattttctaaaatggcgacaatcaactaaaaaaagttgactgtgacggccgacgcttcaagaataggtggaaattggactatttcttcactaaaacatgcaacaactgtgtattgccttatttgcaaagagacagtcgctgtttttaaagatttcaatgtgaggcgatgttaccaaacaagacacactgacatgtacgacaagattacagggaagatacgcagcgaaaaattgaagcaacttgaagctagtttaatttcacagcagtagtatttcgcaagagcccgagagtcgaaagagaacgctgcAAAgggtagttgcgagattgttgaaattattcattaaaaaaaaataataaagcaaatgtgacacactgaacggcttgctaaattttgcttaaatatattgttctacgtaaaggacatcagccagagccggcccagcctatacgcagactatgcagctgcttagggcccctgaccgctagggggcccccaatttggcaattctttaatttatattgtattttgttgacTACAGTTCGCtttttttgacttttgtgagttttgatacttgattacaagcttaaaaaaataaaagtccttccttaacttctttattTCCTCTttaagaaaaaggtttggcgctatctactgtaagtgctgacaatcatttggggtgagagtttaaagtatgcagtgcaagaaaatctgattaatatacaaaatatggacgtatgagtTGGATTGCAtgcatgggtttcacagtacactgtgacgaaatggtgggcagaAAATATGGGCCCTTTTGCATTatcttgcttagggcccccaaatggcctgggcgggccctgacgtcagccaaggtcggccccccacatttttaccacgccaaatctggccccctttgcaaaaagtttggacacccctgatctaaagcATTACCTGAAGCAATCACGTGCTCTCTGCTGGCCAGCACGTTAGGTTTTGCTCGATAGTAAAGTGGTCTCATTTGTttgtaaagaaaccacacacataaaccgatTCATATAACAGCTCAAAGTCACAAACTTCTATTTAAACTGTAAatcgtgctttgaaattggatttgaaatGCATTAATGAATAACTGGAAAATAAGTGAatcacacaatttatatcagtgctttgcccccccctccccccaaaaaaaggaaaattagcaatttttaaaaatttgaatgaacATGACTTTTGTCTGGAATTGTCTACTAAGAAAttcttttatgttttatacccaggacctttattaaaaaccttTGGCAAGTTTTTTTGTTCTCAATACAGTACAGATGTACACTACAGTTAAGCCAGGAAGCTGTAATTAAATATTGTTTGTGAAGTAATTACGTAGTCATCCGTTGTATTCATAGTTAATGACATGCCTAAGACAACTTCAAGTGaaattggcaaagtaattgaaaaacgtgacatttatccgagtaatcgtttaattaattgttcgattaatcaattttaaatataatcgttagttgcagccttatcactataccataccataccatcatCTGCCGCTTGCTCCGAGGTCTGGTCTCGGGGGCAGAAACTTTAGCAGgatagcccagacttccctttcccaagccacttcaaccagctcctccggcgggatcccaaggcgtttccAGGCcaaccgagagacatagtctctccagcgtgtcctgggtggtccccggggcctcccgccggtggaatatgcctggaacacctctccggggaggcgtccaggaagcatccgaaccagatgcctgagccacctcagctggctcctctcaacggggaggagtagcggctcgacgccgagtccctcctggatgacctagcttctcaccctatctctaagggagaaccCAGATACCCTGCGGAGAAAACTCATTtctgccgcttgtatccgggatcttgttctttcagtcacgacccacagctcgtgacctaggtgagggtagggacatagatcgactggtaaaccgagaccttcgcctttcggctcagctccttcttcaccactacggaccactGCAGAGTCTGCAttactgcagatgctgcaccgatccgcctgtcgatctcccgctccctcctaccctcgctCTTgaacaagatacttgaactcctccacttggggcagtatctcatccccgacccggagagggcactccacccttttccgactgaagaccatggtctctgatttggaggtgctgatcttcatcctgaaggggaaacgatatcgtcaccgcacacaccatataactgtttgcattagtctaacacatatatagtctaacacatacatatggtacaggttttcgtaggcaccgtctaactgtttgcattaggctaacacacgtaatataattaatcaggaaatgtgtatcattttcatatttacggtaggactacactactaatataaaataaatagcacaccatagtttaatgagaagaaatagggatacacaatgccgtcttatcacaagagtgacgcacatactcggggaatctgctctcagcaaactccaaggacaaagcgctttgtcctaaaacaagcaccaccagcccggacagcaaagttgatagcgggcgtcccaatccgcgcacgaacctaaaccgcccaaaaccggccacagcgggggcggccccaaagcaacgcccagaaacgccttcgacgagacccgcgtcagcaaagacttcaaaaagactggacactgagataagacagattttcttctgctcggaaacatgtagccttgttttggatccagaattgtccctccgtcgtctgtttttgccttgtctttgaccattgtcgacgaataaattgtcaacctgttttcggcgagtgttcttcaagcttttgaaacatggagtcagtgtgcaaagggttaacacaggaacgcgcggagtttagcttcctccGTAGCCTGGCTCCTCGGGGGAGTCAGCGacggagcacatttccgttctgttgccggcctccccgtgcagtttgggctgggaggactaaattccttcagtTGGTGACCCCGACGTGATGGTTTGACGACGTGATAGGCCCAGACGACGGAGGGGATGGACGAACGGCTGCGGAAGAGTCAACTGGAGCCCTTTTAGGTGCACCGCTAAAAGCCGAAAAGGTAAAAAGACGTTTTGTCATAATTTAAGGCGGGTGAAAGTTGGCTTGAAGCGACCTTCGaccattttgtgttttgtctaaCTGTGATTTGTGCATTCGGTTGAAGGAATAAGGGGAAACAAGTGTAGTGTAACATCAGTCTTCATTAGTCTTAGCACTAGAGGGGTAGATTCAGAAAGAGTGCAACATATACGCCATGCGTCGCGTAGTTTAGGCTgggcgaagaaaaaaaaaaaaaaaaaaaaaatgtgcatacaTGCGCATGTATATATTACGTATGTCCCACCACATCAAATCGGGAAACAACAACCTGTTGTCTAGGAGCCAACCAGCCTGAGCGGGAGGGAAACGCTGTGTCCCAACCTGTGGTTGGGAAGCGCGAGTGGGGAGGGTGAAGTTGATAAAGGGGTGGGGGTCTGGTGTTCACGGAAGATtggtgtttaagtattttctaaattattgttcttttatttaatatttaggaATGAGTAGCCAGTAACTGGCTAATGGTTTTTTAGTTTTTAGTCttagagtgttttttttttttttttttttttttttttttttttagtattttctaaattattgttcttttattttttattttagcagGATCCTCTTACatatttattttagcattttatttAGTATTTGTGATATAATTATA
This sequence is a window from Corythoichthys intestinalis isolate RoL2023-P3 chromosome 13, ASM3026506v1, whole genome shotgun sequence. Protein-coding genes within it:
- the LOC130928048 gene encoding gastrula zinc finger protein XlCGF26.1-like isoform X2: MSDVSRAHRPERLQSPRMEEELPYIKKVEEEFVHIKEEQEEYFFRVENPHIEEQQQPHPLKKEEEDPPYVKVEVVNTPKWTSEHLKGEDGGPSEASSWTEPPNGSSSSSKEGSQADNLIARPSESDDFTSHSLFCFSKYLGPDAQQLKREVQLPIKKEEGELTYIKEEDDITMSTGERLNREHGSSEASRATEPPSSSSTEGSQAQIFIASSDRNGATSHSPYKDDGQKKSHHGKTFANNYTCRMHMRSHIGEKPFSCSVCGKRFAQKSDLNTHTRIHTGEKPFSCSVCGQGFTQIHLLKVHTRTHTGEKPFSCSVCGKRFAQKSNLNTHTRTHTGEKPFSCSVCGKRFAQKSNLNAHTRIHTGQKPFSCSVCGQEFRDQSALKVHTRTHTGEKPFSCSVCGQGFTVIHHLKVHTSTHTGEKPFSCSVCGHSFTDKTNLQRHARTHTGEKPFSCSVCGHSFTEKTNLQRHTRTHTGEKPFSCSVCGKGFTQKSTLNTHTRTHTGEKPFSCSVCGHSFTEKTNLQRHTRTHTGEKPFSCSVCGKRFTYKSILNTHTRTHTGENPFCCSVCGHSFTEKTTLQKHKRTHTGQKPFSCSVCGQNFALKDRIKRHVCSGQ
- the LOC130928048 gene encoding gastrula zinc finger protein XlCGF26.1-like isoform X1, with the protein product MSDVSRAHRPERLQSPRMEEELPYIKKVEEEFVHIKEEQEEYFFRVENPHIEEQQQPHPLKKEEEDPPYVKVEVVNTPKWTSEHLKGEDGGPSEASSWTEPPNGSSSSSKEGSQADNLIARPSESDDFTSHSLFSGFSKYLGPDAQQLKREVQLPIKKEEGELTYIKEEDDITMSTGERLNREHGSSEASRATEPPSSSSTEGSQAQIFIASSDRNGATSHSPYKDDGQKKSHHGKTFANNYTCRMHMRSHIGEKPFSCSVCGKRFAQKSDLNTHTRIHTGEKPFSCSVCGQGFTQIHLLKVHTRTHTGEKPFSCSVCGKRFAQKSNLNTHTRTHTGEKPFSCSVCGKRFAQKSNLNAHTRIHTGQKPFSCSVCGQEFRDQSALKVHTRTHTGEKPFSCSVCGQGFTVIHHLKVHTSTHTGEKPFSCSVCGHSFTDKTNLQRHARTHTGEKPFSCSVCGHSFTEKTNLQRHTRTHTGEKPFSCSVCGKGFTQKSTLNTHTRTHTGEKPFSCSVCGHSFTEKTNLQRHTRTHTGEKPFSCSVCGKRFTYKSILNTHTRTHTGENPFCCSVCGHSFTEKTTLQKHKRTHTGQKPFSCSVCGQNFALKDRIKRHVCSGQ